From a region of the Daphnia magna isolate NIES linkage group LG1, ASM2063170v1.1, whole genome shotgun sequence genome:
- the LOC116920974 gene encoding neuropeptide-like protein 31, translated as MNRNLVAVFALLVTMLIAVDGKPIFGLLDGLFGHDHHHHYYGHGHHGYGHYGGYPGLYGGYPGGYYPPYGYGGYHYGK; from the exons ATGAATCGCAATCTG GTTGCAGTTTTCGCGCTCTTGGTGACCATGTTGATTGCAGTGGATGGTAAACCTATTTTCGGTTTGCTGGACGGCTTGTTTGGTCAtgaccatcatcatcattacTACGGTCATGGTCACCATGGTTACGGACATTACGGTGGTTATCCAGGTCTTTACGGAGGCTACCCAGGTGGCTACTATCCTCCTTACGGATATGGCGGCTATCATTACGGCAAATAA